The genomic region AACAACCGCCTCACCGTTCGCCTCGGCACCGATGTCCCGCTGGGCGGTGGCAACCAAGCCAGCAACGGGCAGAACCAGGCGGGCATCAGCTCTTTCGCCGGCGACGTCAGCATCGAGTACAACGTGCTGGCCAATGGCCGGATTCGCCTGCGAGCTTTCCGCAACAACGCCTACGGCGACATCGACGGCCAGTTTGTGCGCACCGGTGCCTCGCTCATCTTCCAGCGCGACTACCGCGACTTAGCTGACCTGTTCAAGGGCATCGATAAGGAGGTGAAAGAAGAAGTGAAGCAGAACCGCCGCCGCCAGCGCCAAGACAAAAAAGACGCGCAGGATTCCACCCAAACCGTTACGTCGGAGCCGCGCCGCGACTCCACGCGCACCGCGCAACGCCCCACTACCTCCGGCCGCTAGGTCGGGGGCTGGCGGTTTGTTGCCAGAGCCTGGCTGCTTGCTGAAGTTGCCAGCCTCCTCAGACTGGCATTATCAGGTCCCGAACGACGAGCTGCGAATCCTTAACTACGCATAACGAATCACTCTTGAATTTCTTGAAACTGCCAATTTCACGCATGAAGCCTTCCTTCTTTCGTCGCACTGCTCCCTCTCCGGTTGCTTCGGCATCACCTGCCGGAGCGGCCCGGCTGTGGCGTTCCTGGGCGGCGCTAACGGCTCTGCTGCTGGCAGCGAGCTGCTCGGGCACCAAGTTCATCCCCGAAGGCAGCTACCTCTACACCGGCAGCAGCGTGAAGATGCAGTCGGAAGCGCCCATCCCCAACGAAGCAGCCCTTACTACGGAACTCACCGCCGTCATTGCCCCCAAACCCAACGCCGCTATTCCGCTGCTGGGTGCCCGCCCGAAGCTGTATTTCTGGCACATGGGCGAAGGCAAAACCAAAGGCCTGAGCAAATGGCTGGCCGATAAGTACGGCGAGAAGCCGGTGCTGCTGAGCGAGGTGGACACCCAAAAGGTGAAAGGCCTGATGGTGAACCGCCTCAACAACAACGGCTACTTCAAGCCGGTTGTGCACAGCAAAGTGCAGAAGAAGGACCGCACGGCCACCATCGACTACCTGGCGCAGGTGGGCAAGCCCTACCTCATCAAGCAGATTCAGTACCCGGAGCGCGACACCCTGCTCGACCGCGCCATCCGCGCCACCCAGGCCGGCTCGCTGCTGAAAGTCGGCGACCCCTACAACCTCCAGACCCTCATCAATGAGCGCCTTCGGATTGATGGCGAGCTGAAAAACCAGGGCTACTACTACTTCACCCCCGACTACATCCTGTTTCAGGTCGACAGCACGCTCGACAACCAGGCCAACATCTACCTCAAGGTGAAAGGCTCCATCCCGAAGCGTGCGGCCCAACCCTACGTGCTCAACCGCGTGAGTCTGAACACCGATTACTCGCTCTCCGATACCGCCTCCCAGGGACGCCCGCCCATCATGTATGAGGGCTACCGCTACTTTCCCGACGAGAAGGTGTTCAAGGCCAAGGCCATTACCAACGCCACCTTCCTCTATCCCGACAGCCTCTATCGCCGCCGCCGCGCCGACCAGACCCTGAGCCGCCTCATGAGCCTGGGCACGTTCAAGTTCGTGGATATCCGCTTCCGCCCCGCCCGCAACCAGCCCGACTCTGCCGAATACGGCCACCTCAACGCCTTCGTGCGCATGACGCAGGTGCCCAAGAAAAGCCTGCGGGCCGAGGTAGCGCTGGTCAGCAAGTCTAATGGCTTCGTTGGACCCGGCTTTAAGGTGCAGTTCCGCAACCGCTCCGCCCTACGCGGTGCCGAGCAGCTGCTGGTGAATGTTACCGGCGCATTCGAAAACCAAACCCGCACCGGCACCAATGCCATCGGCCTCACGTCCTACGAACTAGGAGCCGATGCCCAGCTTATTGTGCCGCGCCTCATCACGCCCCCCTTCGATATCCGCCTGCGCAACTCCGACTTCCAGCCGCGCACCACCTTCGGCGTCGGCTACAAATACGTGCAGCGCCTCGAAGCCTTCCAGCAAGACGCCTTCAGCCTCAACTACGGCTATACCTGGAAAACCAACATCACCAACGAACAGGAACTGCGCCCCATCGATCTGCAGTACCTGCGTTTAGGAGGAGTATCTGATACCTTTCAGGCTCGGCTCAATAAGAATGCCTTCCTAGCCAACAGCTTCCGCCAACAGTTCATCCTGGGCAGCAGCTACCGCTACACCTACAACCAGCAGGCCCTGGAGCAGCGCCGTAACCAGATTTACTTCAGCGGTGGCATCGAGGTTTCCGGCAATGCCGCTTACCTGCTCAGCAACCTCACCGGCCAGACCAAGGAAACCAACCCCGACG from Hymenobacter canadensis harbors:
- a CDS encoding BamA/TamA family outer membrane protein, whose translation is MKPSFFRRTAPSPVASASPAGAARLWRSWAALTALLLAASCSGTKFIPEGSYLYTGSSVKMQSEAPIPNEAALTTELTAVIAPKPNAAIPLLGARPKLYFWHMGEGKTKGLSKWLADKYGEKPVLLSEVDTQKVKGLMVNRLNNNGYFKPVVHSKVQKKDRTATIDYLAQVGKPYLIKQIQYPERDTLLDRAIRATQAGSLLKVGDPYNLQTLINERLRIDGELKNQGYYYFTPDYILFQVDSTLDNQANIYLKVKGSIPKRAAQPYVLNRVSLNTDYSLSDTASQGRPPIMYEGYRYFPDEKVFKAKAITNATFLYPDSLYRRRRADQTLSRLMSLGTFKFVDIRFRPARNQPDSAEYGHLNAFVRMTQVPKKSLRAEVALVSKSNGFVGPGFKVQFRNRSALRGAEQLLVNVTGAFENQTRTGTNAIGLTSYELGADAQLIVPRLITPPFDIRLRNSDFQPRTTFGVGYKYVQRLEAFQQDAFSLNYGYTWKTNITNEQELRPIDLQYLRLGGVSDTFQARLNKNAFLANSFRQQFILGSSYRYTYNQQALEQRRNQIYFSGGIEVSGNAAYLLSNLTGQTKETNPDGTEAYTLIGQQFSQYSKVDLEVRNYFRTSSNPTSGNKIATRVLIGAGLPYLNSRVLPYLKQYGIGGPNSVRAYAARGIGPGTYRPNTDRATSFYDQVGDLRFEANAEYRQDLFPYVKGALFVDAGNIWLLNEDVDRPGGQFEPSKFLNQLAIGAGAGIRIDVQFFVIRFDAAMPIRAPYGTPDDKTVRLNIAIGYPF